From the Hevea brasiliensis isolate MT/VB/25A 57/8 chromosome 15, ASM3005281v1, whole genome shotgun sequence genome, one window contains:
- the LOC110653361 gene encoding G-type lectin S-receptor-like serine/threonine-protein kinase At4g27290 isoform X2, whose product MDNCDRYAVCGAYGTCNINNSPPCACLDGFVPKDEQAWDSGYWSNGCVRKNGSICRAGEGFQKISGVKLPDTKNSWFNRTMDLRECESVCLNNCSCTAYSTLNITDGSGCLLWFEELIDIRQYTENGQDFYIRLSASDLESSHSSGKQTRIWIIAVCILVVVACFLGLFLLLHIRRKRFQRRESIGRMQDRDYTDESREKDLELPLFDFSTVANATDNFSEFNKLGEGGFGPVYKGTLKDGQEIAVKRLSKDSTQGLDEFKNEVIFIAKLQHRNLVKLLGCCIELEEKMLIYEYMPNKSLDAFIFDQKQRKLLDWPMRFHIINGIARGLLYLHQDSRLRIIHRDLKASNILLDYEMNPKISDFGMARSFGGNEIQGNTKRVVGTYGYMSPEYAIDGLFSIKSDVFSFGVLVLEIVNGKRNRGFYHPDHQHNLLGHAWRLYLEEKSSELIDESLKDSCILSQVMRSIHVGLLCVQQSPEDRPNMSTVILMLSSEIALPQPKEPGFFTERRVFEQESSSSKVDTCSANEITITLLAAR is encoded by the exons ATGGATAACTGCGACAGATATGCGGTTTGCGGTGCATATGGAACTTGTAACATTAACAATTCGCCGCCATGTGCTTGCCTGGATGGATTTGTACCGAAAGATGAGCAAGCTTGGGATTCAGGGTATTGGTCTAACGGATGCGTAAGAAAGAATGGATCAATTTGTAGGGCAGGAGAGGGGTTTCAGAAAATATCAGGCGTCAAATTGCCAGATACGAAAAATTCCTGGTTTAACAGGACCATGGACCTTAGAGAATGTGAGAGTGTGTGCCTGAACAATTGCTCTTGTACAGCTTATTCAACTTTGAATATCACAGACGGAAGTGGATGCTTGCTTTGGTTTGAGGAACTCATTGATATCAGACAGTACACTGAAAATGGGCAAGATTTTTACATTAGGCTGTCTGCCTCTGATTTGG AGTCCAGTCACAGCTCTGGGAAGCAAACACGAATCTGGATCATAGCTGTCTGTATATTGGTTGTCGTAGCTTGTTTCCTTGGTCTATTCCTGCTGTTGCATATCAGAAGGAAGAGGTTTCAGAGAAGAG AAAGCATAGGAAGGATGCAAGACAGAGACTATACTGATGAAAGCAGGGAAAAAGATTTAGAGCTGCCACTGTTTGACTTCTCCACTGTAGCAAATGCCACGGACAACTTTTCAGAATTCAATAAGCTTGGAGAAGGTGGTTTTGGACCTGTTTACAAG GGTACACTGAAAGATGGGCAAGAGATAGCTGTAAAGAGGTTATCAAAGGATTCCACACAGGGACTTGATGAATTCAAGAATGAAGTCATCTTCATTGCCAAACTTCAGCACCGAAACCTTGTGAAGCTTCTAGGTTGCTGCATTGAGCTAGAAGAAAAAATGTTGATCTATGAATACATGCCCAACAAAAGCTTGGATGCCTTCATTTTCG ATCAAAAGCAGCGAAAGTTGTTGGATTGGCCTATGAGATTCCACATCATTAATGGGATTGCTCGCGGGCTTCTTTATCTTCATCAAGATTCGAGACTGAGAATCATCCACAGAGATCTAAAAGCTAGTAATATATTGCTAGACTATGAAATGAAtccaaaaatttcagattttggcaTGGCAAGGAGTTTTGGGGGAAATGAAATTCAAGGAAACACAAAAAGAGTTGTCGGAACATA TGGTTACATGTCTCCAGAGTATGCAATTGATGGTCtattttcaataaaatcagaTGTATTTAGTTTTGGTGTATTAGTGCTAGAGATAGTCAATGGGAAGAGAAATAGAGGATTCTATCATCCAGACCACCAGCACAACCTTCTTGGACAT GCATGGAGACTGTATTTAGAAGAGAAGTCATCGGAGTTGATCGATGAATCTTTAAAGGATTCTTGCATTTTATCTCAAGTGATGCGTTCAATCCATGTTGGTTTATTATGTGTACAACAAAGTCCAGAAGATAGGCCTAACATGTCAACAGTGATATTGATGTTAAGTAGTGAGATTGCATTGCCTCAACCTAAAGAGCCTGGTTTTTTCACTGAAAGGAGAGTTTTTGAGCAAGAATCATCCTCTAGCAAGGTTGATACATGTTCAGCAAATGAAATTACCATTACATTGTTAGCTGCAAGATGA
- the LOC110653361 gene encoding G-type lectin S-receptor-like serine/threonine-protein kinase At4g27290 isoform X1 produces MKDFKLLSFFSSFFSFLIVSLAVDTIAVNQTIRDGETIVSASGRFALGFFGYSGSSSRYVGIWYPFSNKTVVWVANRAMPLNDSSGVLQLTSRGILVLHNSTNTVIWVTNTSRVVQNPVAQLLDSGNLVIREANDTNEDNYLWQSFDYLSDTFLPGIKFGRNLVTGHDRYLVSWKSTTDPSVGDSTTRLDPGGYPQIYIRKDENIVFRSGPWNGLRFSGMPNLKPNPIYTYEFVYNQQEIYYRYDLIGNSVISMMVLNNDGIFQRLTWSNSTQTWNLYLTTQMDNCDRYAVCGAYGTCNINNSPPCACLDGFVPKDEQAWDSGYWSNGCVRKNGSICRAGEGFQKISGVKLPDTKNSWFNRTMDLRECESVCLNNCSCTAYSTLNITDGSGCLLWFEELIDIRQYTENGQDFYIRLSASDLESSHSSGKQTRIWIIAVCILVVVACFLGLFLLLHIRRKRFQRRESIGRMQDRDYTDESREKDLELPLFDFSTVANATDNFSEFNKLGEGGFGPVYKGTLKDGQEIAVKRLSKDSTQGLDEFKNEVIFIAKLQHRNLVKLLGCCIELEEKMLIYEYMPNKSLDAFIFDQKQRKLLDWPMRFHIINGIARGLLYLHQDSRLRIIHRDLKASNILLDYEMNPKISDFGMARSFGGNEIQGNTKRVVGTYGYMSPEYAIDGLFSIKSDVFSFGVLVLEIVNGKRNRGFYHPDHQHNLLGHAWRLYLEEKSSELIDESLKDSCILSQVMRSIHVGLLCVQQSPEDRPNMSTVILMLSSEIALPQPKEPGFFTERRVFEQESSSSKVDTCSANEITITLLAAR; encoded by the exons ATGAAAGATTTTaagcttctttctttcttctctaGTTTTTTCTCTTTCTTAATAGTCTCCCTTGCTGTTGATACCATAGCCGTCAACCAGACAATCAGAGACGGCGAGACTATAGTTTCTGCTAGCGGTAGATTTGCTCTGGGATTCTTCGGCTACAGCGGTTCAAGCAGTCGATATGTTGGAATTTGGTATCCTTTCTCTAATAAGACTGTGGTCTGGGTTGCCAACAGAGCAATGCCACTCAATGATTCATCAGGAGTTCTGCAACTTACCAGCAGGGGAATTCTTGTTCTCCATAATTCAACAAACACTGTCATATGGGTCACCAACACATCAAGAGTGGTGCAGAACCCAGTAGCTCAGCTTTTGGACTCAGGGAATCTTGTTATTAGAGAGGCAAATGACACTAATGAGGATAATTACTTATGGCAAAGTTTTGATTACTTAAGTGACACGTTTTTACCAGGCATCAAGTTTGGGAGGAACTTGGTAACTGGCCATGATCGATATCTTGTATCCTGGAAAAGCACCACCGATCCTTCTGTAGGTGATTCTACAACTAGGCTTGATCCCGGTGGGTATCCCCAAATATATATCAGGAAAGATGAGAATATAGTGTTTCGTTCGGGACCTTGGAATGGTCTTAGATTCAGTGGGATGCCTAATTTGAAACCAAACCCAATTTATACTTACGAGTTCGTTTACAATCAGCAGGAGATATATTACAGGTATGATCTTATTGGCAACTCCGTTATTTCAATGATGGTGCTAAATAATGATGGTATCTTCCAGCGTCTTACATGGTCGAATAGCACTCAAACTTGGAACCTGTACTTAACAACACAGATGGATAACTGCGACAGATATGCGGTTTGCGGTGCATATGGAACTTGTAACATTAACAATTCGCCGCCATGTGCTTGCCTGGATGGATTTGTACCGAAAGATGAGCAAGCTTGGGATTCAGGGTATTGGTCTAACGGATGCGTAAGAAAGAATGGATCAATTTGTAGGGCAGGAGAGGGGTTTCAGAAAATATCAGGCGTCAAATTGCCAGATACGAAAAATTCCTGGTTTAACAGGACCATGGACCTTAGAGAATGTGAGAGTGTGTGCCTGAACAATTGCTCTTGTACAGCTTATTCAACTTTGAATATCACAGACGGAAGTGGATGCTTGCTTTGGTTTGAGGAACTCATTGATATCAGACAGTACACTGAAAATGGGCAAGATTTTTACATTAGGCTGTCTGCCTCTGATTTGG AGTCCAGTCACAGCTCTGGGAAGCAAACACGAATCTGGATCATAGCTGTCTGTATATTGGTTGTCGTAGCTTGTTTCCTTGGTCTATTCCTGCTGTTGCATATCAGAAGGAAGAGGTTTCAGAGAAGAG AAAGCATAGGAAGGATGCAAGACAGAGACTATACTGATGAAAGCAGGGAAAAAGATTTAGAGCTGCCACTGTTTGACTTCTCCACTGTAGCAAATGCCACGGACAACTTTTCAGAATTCAATAAGCTTGGAGAAGGTGGTTTTGGACCTGTTTACAAG GGTACACTGAAAGATGGGCAAGAGATAGCTGTAAAGAGGTTATCAAAGGATTCCACACAGGGACTTGATGAATTCAAGAATGAAGTCATCTTCATTGCCAAACTTCAGCACCGAAACCTTGTGAAGCTTCTAGGTTGCTGCATTGAGCTAGAAGAAAAAATGTTGATCTATGAATACATGCCCAACAAAAGCTTGGATGCCTTCATTTTCG ATCAAAAGCAGCGAAAGTTGTTGGATTGGCCTATGAGATTCCACATCATTAATGGGATTGCTCGCGGGCTTCTTTATCTTCATCAAGATTCGAGACTGAGAATCATCCACAGAGATCTAAAAGCTAGTAATATATTGCTAGACTATGAAATGAAtccaaaaatttcagattttggcaTGGCAAGGAGTTTTGGGGGAAATGAAATTCAAGGAAACACAAAAAGAGTTGTCGGAACATA TGGTTACATGTCTCCAGAGTATGCAATTGATGGTCtattttcaataaaatcagaTGTATTTAGTTTTGGTGTATTAGTGCTAGAGATAGTCAATGGGAAGAGAAATAGAGGATTCTATCATCCAGACCACCAGCACAACCTTCTTGGACAT GCATGGAGACTGTATTTAGAAGAGAAGTCATCGGAGTTGATCGATGAATCTTTAAAGGATTCTTGCATTTTATCTCAAGTGATGCGTTCAATCCATGTTGGTTTATTATGTGTACAACAAAGTCCAGAAGATAGGCCTAACATGTCAACAGTGATATTGATGTTAAGTAGTGAGATTGCATTGCCTCAACCTAAAGAGCCTGGTTTTTTCACTGAAAGGAGAGTTTTTGAGCAAGAATCATCCTCTAGCAAGGTTGATACATGTTCAGCAAATGAAATTACCATTACATTGTTAGCTGCAAGATGA
- the LOC110653367 gene encoding G-type lectin S-receptor-like serine/threonine-protein kinase At4g27290 isoform X1: MDGTLIFLLCSSLLLILTIFTAADTITTTQSVRDGDYMVSAGGSYRLGFFSPDNSFNQYLGIWYNKVSVFTVVWVANRESPLRNSSSVLKITNEGILVLLNQNGSIIWSSNSTRSARNPVAQLLDSGNLIVKEEGDDNMENFLWQSFDYPCDTFLPGMKIGRNRVTGLDRFISSWKTPHDPSRGNFTYGLDPSGYPEIIVKEDSILRFRIGPWNGLRFTGTPQLNPNPVFEYGFVLNEKEMYYTYHLLNSSLLSRVVINQDGIVQRFTWIDRTQVWELYLTAQTDNCDRYAWCGAYGSCSINNSPVCSCLRGFVPKVPKEWDLVDWSSGCVRKTPLNCSTDGFRKYSSLKLPETKISWFDTSMNLEDCKITCMKNCSCTAYATLDISDGGSGCLLWSAELVDIREFSKNGQEIYIRMAASEIGDDDDVKSQVKSNVKKQTMIILSCVLSSAMLFLGLALVIYVWKKQQQKDSNLENSASTKNKKEDMELPLFDLGTISCATDNFSATNKLGEGGFGPVYKGRLKDGREVAVKRLSENSKQGLDEFKNEVMHIAKLQHRNLVKLLGCCIESDEKILIYEFMPNKSLDFFIFDQTQSLFLDWPKRYNIIKGIARGILYLHQDSRLRIIHRDLKASNILLDYEMNPKISDFGLARSFGGNETEANTNKVVGTYGYMSPEYAIDGLYSAKSDVFSFGVIVLEIVSGKRNRGFCHPEHHLNLLGHAWRLYMEGRSIEMIDASVRSSCNLSEVLRSVHVGLLCVQRRLEDRPSMSAVVFMLGGEGALPEAKQPGFFTERDLIEVNSSSNKHSSSSANGLTITLLQAR; the protein is encoded by the exons ATGGACGGCACTCTCATATTTCTTCTATGCTCTTCTTTGCTGCTGATTTTAACAATATTCACTGCAGCTGACACCATAACTACAACTCAATCTGTTAGAGATGGTGATTACATGGTTTCAGCTGGTGGAAGCTATAGACTAGGATTTTTTAGCCCAGACAATTCCTTTAACCAATACTTGGGTATATGGTACAACAAAGTATCTGTCTTTACGGTAGTTTGGGTTGCCAATAGAGAAAGTCCCCTCAGAAATTCATCCAGTGTTTTGAAGATTACTAATGAAGGAATTCTGGTCCTTCTCAATCAAAATGGGAGCATAATTTGGTCTTCCAACTCAACAAGATCAGCAAGGAATCCGGTAGCGCAGCTTTTGGATTCAGGAAACCTTATAGTGAAAGAAGAGGGCGATGACAATATGGAAAATTTCTTGTGGCAGAGTTTTGACTATCCATGTGATACATTCCTACCAGGGATGAAGATTGGAAGAAATAGAGTAACAGGCCTGGATCGATTCATATCATCATGGAAGACACCTCATGATCCTTCTCGAGGTAATTTCACATATGGACTTGATCCTAGTGGTTATCCTGAGATCATTGTGAAAGAGGATTCAATTTTACGGTTTCGGATTGGACCATGGAATGGTCTTCGTTTTACCGGGACACCTCAACTAAATCCAAACCCTGTCTTTGAATATGGTTTTGTTCTCAATGAGAAGGAGATGTACTACACTTATCACCTTCTTAACAGCTCTCTTCTTTCAAGAGTGGTAATAAATCAGGATGGGATCGTCCAGCGCTTCACCTGGATTGATCGGACACAGGTTTGGGAACTTTATCTTACTGCACAAACTGATAACTGTGACCGTTATGCTTGGTGCGGTGCATATGGTAGTTGTAGCATTAACAACTCTCCAGTGTGTAGTTGCTTGAGAGGATTTGTACCAAAAGTTCCAAAAGAATGGGATCTGGTAGATTGGTCAAGTGGTTGTGTGAGAAAGACTCCATTAAATTGCTCCACAGATGGGTTCCGAAAGTACTCTTCCTTGAAGTTGCCAGAAACTAAAATATCCTGGTTTGACACGAGCATGAATCTTGAAGACTGCAAGATTACGTGCATGAAGAACTGCTCCTGTACAGCTTATGCTACTTTGGACATTAGCGACGGTGGAAGTGGGTGCTTGCTTTGGTCTGCTGAACTGGTTGATATAAGAGAATTCAGTAAAAATGGCCAAGAGATTTATATAAGGATGGCTGCATCAGAAATAG GGGACGATGATGATGTGAAGAGTCAGGTTAAGTCCAATGTCAAGAAACAAACAATGATTATTTTAAGCTGTGTGTTATCCTCAGCAATGCTATTCCTTGGACTAGCTTTGGTCATTTATGTTTGGAAAAAGCAGCAGCAGAAAGACA gtAATCTGGAAAATAGTGCAAGTACTAAGAACAAGAAGGAAGATATGGAGTTGCCTTTGTTTGATTTGGGAACCATTTCCTGCGCGACCGATAACTTCTCTGCTACCAATAAGCTTGGAGAGGGAGGTTTTGGACCTGTTTACAAG GGAAGGTTGAAAGATGGACGAGAAGTAGCTGTAAAGAGGCTCTCTGAAAATTCAAAACAAGGACTTGATGAGTTTAAGAATGAAGTCATGCATATTGCTAAACTTCAGCATCGGAATCTTGTGAAGCTTCTAGGATGCTGCATCGAGTCCGATGAAAAGATATTGATCTACGAGTTTATGCCTAACAAAAGCTTGGACTTCTTTATTTTTG ATCAAACACAGAGCTTGTTTCTAGATTGGCCTAAGCGTTACAACATTATCAAGGGGATTGCACGTGGAATCCTTTATCTCCATCAAGATTCACGGCTAAGAATAATTCATAGAGATCTAAAAGCTAGCAACATTTTATTAGATTATGAAATGAATCCTAAAATTTCAGACTTTGGCCTTGCAAGAAGCTTTGGAGGAAATGAAACTGAAGCAAATACGAATAAGGTGGTGGGAACATA CGGTTACATGTCACCAGAGTATGCAATTGATGGCCTCTACTCAGCAAAATCCGATGTGTTCAGCTTTGGAGTTATAGTGCTAGAGATAGTGAGTGGGAAAAGGAACAGGGGATTCTGTCATCCAGAACACCATCTTAACCTTCTTGGACAC GCATGGAGACTATACATGGAGGGTAGGTCCATTGAAATGATTGATGCGTCAGTGAGAAGTTCATGCAACTTATCTGAAGTGCTAAGGTCAGTTCATGTTGGTTTACTTTGTGTGCAACGAAGGCTAGAAGATAGGCCGAGCATGTCAGCTGTGGTTTTTATGTTGGGCGGTGAAGGTGCATTGCCTGAGGCTAAGCAGCCAGGATTCTTCACAGAAAGAGATCTCATCGAAGTGAATTCCTCCTCAAACAAGCACAGCTCCTCTTCTGCAAATGGGCTGACTATAACACTACTACAGGCACGATAA
- the LOC110653367 gene encoding G-type lectin S-receptor-like serine/threonine-protein kinase At4g27290 isoform X2, which produces MVSAGGSYRLGFFSPDNSFNQYLGIWYNKVSVFTVVWVANRESPLRNSSSVLKITNEGILVLLNQNGSIIWSSNSTRSARNPVAQLLDSGNLIVKEEGDDNMENFLWQSFDYPCDTFLPGMKIGRNRVTGLDRFISSWKTPHDPSRGNFTYGLDPSGYPEIIVKEDSILRFRIGPWNGLRFTGTPQLNPNPVFEYGFVLNEKEMYYTYHLLNSSLLSRVVINQDGIVQRFTWIDRTQVWELYLTAQTDNCDRYAWCGAYGSCSINNSPVCSCLRGFVPKVPKEWDLVDWSSGCVRKTPLNCSTDGFRKYSSLKLPETKISWFDTSMNLEDCKITCMKNCSCTAYATLDISDGGSGCLLWSAELVDIREFSKNGQEIYIRMAASEIGDDDDVKSQVKSNVKKQTMIILSCVLSSAMLFLGLALVIYVWKKQQQKDSNLENSASTKNKKEDMELPLFDLGTISCATDNFSATNKLGEGGFGPVYKGRLKDGREVAVKRLSENSKQGLDEFKNEVMHIAKLQHRNLVKLLGCCIESDEKILIYEFMPNKSLDFFIFDQTQSLFLDWPKRYNIIKGIARGILYLHQDSRLRIIHRDLKASNILLDYEMNPKISDFGLARSFGGNETEANTNKVVGTYGYMSPEYAIDGLYSAKSDVFSFGVIVLEIVSGKRNRGFCHPEHHLNLLGHAWRLYMEGRSIEMIDASVRSSCNLSEVLRSVHVGLLCVQRRLEDRPSMSAVVFMLGGEGALPEAKQPGFFTERDLIEVNSSSNKHSSSSANGLTITLLQAR; this is translated from the exons ATGGTTTCAGCTGGTGGAAGCTATAGACTAGGATTTTTTAGCCCAGACAATTCCTTTAACCAATACTTGGGTATATGGTACAACAAAGTATCTGTCTTTACGGTAGTTTGGGTTGCCAATAGAGAAAGTCCCCTCAGAAATTCATCCAGTGTTTTGAAGATTACTAATGAAGGAATTCTGGTCCTTCTCAATCAAAATGGGAGCATAATTTGGTCTTCCAACTCAACAAGATCAGCAAGGAATCCGGTAGCGCAGCTTTTGGATTCAGGAAACCTTATAGTGAAAGAAGAGGGCGATGACAATATGGAAAATTTCTTGTGGCAGAGTTTTGACTATCCATGTGATACATTCCTACCAGGGATGAAGATTGGAAGAAATAGAGTAACAGGCCTGGATCGATTCATATCATCATGGAAGACACCTCATGATCCTTCTCGAGGTAATTTCACATATGGACTTGATCCTAGTGGTTATCCTGAGATCATTGTGAAAGAGGATTCAATTTTACGGTTTCGGATTGGACCATGGAATGGTCTTCGTTTTACCGGGACACCTCAACTAAATCCAAACCCTGTCTTTGAATATGGTTTTGTTCTCAATGAGAAGGAGATGTACTACACTTATCACCTTCTTAACAGCTCTCTTCTTTCAAGAGTGGTAATAAATCAGGATGGGATCGTCCAGCGCTTCACCTGGATTGATCGGACACAGGTTTGGGAACTTTATCTTACTGCACAAACTGATAACTGTGACCGTTATGCTTGGTGCGGTGCATATGGTAGTTGTAGCATTAACAACTCTCCAGTGTGTAGTTGCTTGAGAGGATTTGTACCAAAAGTTCCAAAAGAATGGGATCTGGTAGATTGGTCAAGTGGTTGTGTGAGAAAGACTCCATTAAATTGCTCCACAGATGGGTTCCGAAAGTACTCTTCCTTGAAGTTGCCAGAAACTAAAATATCCTGGTTTGACACGAGCATGAATCTTGAAGACTGCAAGATTACGTGCATGAAGAACTGCTCCTGTACAGCTTATGCTACTTTGGACATTAGCGACGGTGGAAGTGGGTGCTTGCTTTGGTCTGCTGAACTGGTTGATATAAGAGAATTCAGTAAAAATGGCCAAGAGATTTATATAAGGATGGCTGCATCAGAAATAG GGGACGATGATGATGTGAAGAGTCAGGTTAAGTCCAATGTCAAGAAACAAACAATGATTATTTTAAGCTGTGTGTTATCCTCAGCAATGCTATTCCTTGGACTAGCTTTGGTCATTTATGTTTGGAAAAAGCAGCAGCAGAAAGACA gtAATCTGGAAAATAGTGCAAGTACTAAGAACAAGAAGGAAGATATGGAGTTGCCTTTGTTTGATTTGGGAACCATTTCCTGCGCGACCGATAACTTCTCTGCTACCAATAAGCTTGGAGAGGGAGGTTTTGGACCTGTTTACAAG GGAAGGTTGAAAGATGGACGAGAAGTAGCTGTAAAGAGGCTCTCTGAAAATTCAAAACAAGGACTTGATGAGTTTAAGAATGAAGTCATGCATATTGCTAAACTTCAGCATCGGAATCTTGTGAAGCTTCTAGGATGCTGCATCGAGTCCGATGAAAAGATATTGATCTACGAGTTTATGCCTAACAAAAGCTTGGACTTCTTTATTTTTG ATCAAACACAGAGCTTGTTTCTAGATTGGCCTAAGCGTTACAACATTATCAAGGGGATTGCACGTGGAATCCTTTATCTCCATCAAGATTCACGGCTAAGAATAATTCATAGAGATCTAAAAGCTAGCAACATTTTATTAGATTATGAAATGAATCCTAAAATTTCAGACTTTGGCCTTGCAAGAAGCTTTGGAGGAAATGAAACTGAAGCAAATACGAATAAGGTGGTGGGAACATA CGGTTACATGTCACCAGAGTATGCAATTGATGGCCTCTACTCAGCAAAATCCGATGTGTTCAGCTTTGGAGTTATAGTGCTAGAGATAGTGAGTGGGAAAAGGAACAGGGGATTCTGTCATCCAGAACACCATCTTAACCTTCTTGGACAC GCATGGAGACTATACATGGAGGGTAGGTCCATTGAAATGATTGATGCGTCAGTGAGAAGTTCATGCAACTTATCTGAAGTGCTAAGGTCAGTTCATGTTGGTTTACTTTGTGTGCAACGAAGGCTAGAAGATAGGCCGAGCATGTCAGCTGTGGTTTTTATGTTGGGCGGTGAAGGTGCATTGCCTGAGGCTAAGCAGCCAGGATTCTTCACAGAAAGAGATCTCATCGAAGTGAATTCCTCCTCAAACAAGCACAGCTCCTCTTCTGCAAATGGGCTGACTATAACACTACTACAGGCACGATAA